The Trichosurus vulpecula isolate mTriVul1 chromosome 4, mTriVul1.pri, whole genome shotgun sequence genome contains a region encoding:
- the KIAA0753 gene encoding protein moonraker isoform X4: MGPSNLHTQLQFNRNVPSLPDNLAVRYSGPRPIVIEKLRPPDRASAPASAPGLLEGPRHRPSVPFSVVSEEKLSLAVRLAKRDVKRKQLAELVSGRVPHSQPLSARKFSPSRSELTKKPRGPLPGRQRPSQGETAARAKVYLSRDPRSDSSPPMRDRGPQPCALKVGHPQSVLELQRLQKELSACLQSIEGLATKDRLEEGLDPDEAKRSRVRRQEQAARTARTLYALQQQVKELQEELDKLSPNRIKHTKKSRAMSRLAAAHRGAIRALRMFVSQFTDSKEQAVSERYRELGDLIRQLSICSARLDTDPSVLAVVLDLLQQIEELDSLLERKQSLGKIKKRFPGVRSQSPLGFPMALERSISTSPVRERKPLVAKEKLPLEGRRPVVRKLLEDEHPSFALSPLYQILGEGLKGQPEEDLASSDQKAAFKIGPTSTKAKAMKKRPLPTAGPLRRRGVETAAKSEQSFHKVERLRPHQAQGKDHRFQRMTVSFRLKRNQPPVKDHRTPWIPPNPTSPLASPKWLAWLDAESARRLKELDKLKARELADIRRLSASTSELADKVEKAVLERLKPLLDQAKEADAPLGDSLSVHEAMAQAPEKALPRKELPDCTPRDLAPDLHCKTRTQVSQPEAMGFQDEDSPDLWTMMRRMEEMERYQEAVRRRFSQMVYADLDFGTERGRSNGKVPAVDERPRPPNPIQLTKRAGSGEPQVNILLEKPLDEKYFEESMDMEERGEKGAPLRPASSAAPQQPEGSILLSVPREMLRNLGNYQDSYQQYLRTISHESIGTFNPWIIVESLAEELVEEALEDVTAELQDVCEDYAEAVFTSEFLEPSK, from the exons ATGGGCCCCAGCAACCTGCATACACAG CTGCAGTTCAACAGGAACGTGCCTTCGCTGCCCGACAACCTGGCAGTCCGGTACTCGGGCCCGCGCCCCATCGTTATCGAGAAGCTGCGGCCTCCGGACAGAGCCAGCGCCCCCGCCAGTGCCCCCGGGCTTCTGGAGGGGCCCCGCCACCGGCCCTCCGTCCCCTTCTCCGTGGTGTCTGAAGAAAAGCTCAGCTTGGCCGTCCGCCTGGCCAAAAGAGACGTCAAGAGAAAACAGCTGGCAGAGCTGGTGTCGGGGCGTGTCCCCCACAGCCAGCCCCTGAGTGCCCGCAAGTTCAGCCCCAGCAGGAGTGAGCTGACCAAGAAACCTCGGGGCCCCCTCCCAGGCAGGCAGCGCCCCTCCCAGGGGGAGACAGCCGCCAGGGCCAAAGTTTACCTCTCCCGGGACCCTAGGTCTGATTCTTCTCCTCCCATGAGGGACCGGGGCCCTCAGCCCTGTGCCCTGAAGGTAGGGCACCCTCAAAGCGTGCTAGAGCTCCAGCGGCTGCAGAAAGAGCTGAGTGCCTGTCTCCAGAGTATCGAAGGTTTGGCCACCAAAG ATAGACTGGAGGAAGGCCTGGATCCAGACGAGGCCAAGCGAAGCCGAGTGCGGAGGCAGGAGCAGGCTGCCCGCACAGCCCGCACGCTCTACGCGCTCCAGCAACAG GTGAAAGAACTTCAGGAGGAGTTGGATAAGTTAAGTCCAAATAGAATCAAGCATACTAAGAAG TCCAGGGCGATGTCTCGATTGGCAGCTGCCCACCGAGGAGCCATCCGAGCCTTGCGGATGTTTGTCAGTCAGTTCACAGACTCGAAGGAACAGGCAGTATCCGAGCGCTACAGAGAGCTGGGTGATCTCATTCGGCAGCTTTCCATCTGCTCTGCCAGACTGGACACTGATCCTTCTGTCCTGGCTGTGGTCCTCGATCTCCTACAACAGATTGAG GAGCTAGATTCCCTTCTGGAAAGGAAACAGTCACTTGGGAAGATAAAGAAACGCTTCCCTGGAGTTCGAAGCCAGTCTCCACTGGGTTTCCCAATGGCCTTGGAGAGGTCTATCAGCACATCACCAGTGAGAGAAAGGAAGCCCCTGGTGGCAAAGGAGAAACTTCCCTTGGAAGGGAGGCGGCCTGTTGTGCGAAAGCTCCTAGAAG ATGAGCACCCATCTTTTGCATTGAGTCCTCTGTACCAGATATTGGGTGAGGGGCTGAAGGGCCAGCCCGAAGAGGACCTCGCCTCCTCAGACCAGAAAGCTGCTTTCAAAATAGGGCCAACCTCGACGAAAGCAAAAGCCATGAAAAAGCGGCCTCTGCCCACTGCTGGGCCCCTCCGAAGGCGAGGTGTTGAGACAGCTGCCAAGTCAGAGCAA AGCTTCCATAAAGTGGAAAGGCTAAGACCCCACCAGGCGCAGGGCAAGGACCACAGGTTCCAAAGGATGACCGTGTCATTCAGATTAAAGAGGAACCAACCCCCTGTTAAGGACCACCGCACGCCGTGGATCCCTCCCAACCCCACCTCCCCGCTGGCCTCCCCTAAATG GCTTGCCTGGCTGGATGCCGAGAGCGCCCGGAGGCTGAAGGAGCTGGACAAGCTGAAGGCCCGAGAGCTGGCTGACATCCGGAGGCTGAG TGCGTCGACCTCCGAGTTGGCAGACAAGGTGGAGAAGGCAGTCCTGGAGCGTCTGAAGCCCCTTCTGGACCAAGCAAAG GAAGCTGATGCTCCATTGGGGGATTCTTTGTCTGTGCACGAAGCCATGGCCCAGGCTCCAGAGAAG GCATTACCCAGAAAGGAGCTCCCTGACTGCACTCCTCGTGATTTGGCCCCTGACCTGCACTGCAAGACTCGCACTCAAGTCTCACAGCCGGAGGCCATGGGCTTCCAGGATGAGGACAGCCCTGATCTTTGGACCATGATGCGCCGCATGGAGGAGATGGAG CGATACCAGGAGGCCGTCCGGCGGAGGTTCAGTCAGATGGTCTACGCTGATCTCGATTTTGGCACCGAGAGGGGGagaagca ACGGAAAAGTCCCAGCAGTAGATGAAAGGCCTAGGCCTCCTAACCCCATCCAGCTCACCAAAAGAGCAGGCAGCGGAGAGCCCCAAGTCAACATTCTGCTTGAAAAACCTCTGGATGAGAA GTATTTTGAGGAAAGTATGGAcatggaggaaagaggggagaaaggggctCCCCTTCGGCCTGCATCTTCAGCAGCCCCTCAGCAGCCAGAGGGCAGCATCCTCCTGTCTGTGCCTCGGGAGATGCTCCGGAACCTTGGCAATTACCAAGACAGCTACCAGCAATACCTCCGGACAATCTCTCACGAGTCCATTGGTACTTTCAACCCGTGGATTATAGTggagag CCTGGCAGAAGAGCTGGTCGAGGAAGCCCTGGAGGACGTGACGGCCGAGCTCCAGGACGTGTGCGAGGATTATGCCGAGGCCGTGTTCACCTCCGAGTTCTTAGAGCCCTCAAAGTGA
- the KIAA0753 gene encoding protein moonraker isoform X2, producing the protein MGPSNLHTQLQFNRNVPSLPDNLAVRYSGPRPIVIEKLRPPDRASAPASAPGLLEGPRHRPSVPFSVVSEEKLSLAVRLAKRDVKRKQLAELVSGRVPHSQPLSARKFSPSRSELTKKPRGPLPGRQRPSQGETAARAKVYLSRDPRSDSSPPMRDRGPQPCALKVGHPQSVLELQRLQKELSACLQSIEGLATKDRLEEGLDPDEAKRSRVRRQEQAARTARTLYALQQQVKELQEELDKLSPNRIKHTKKSRAMSRLAAAHRGAIRALRMFVSQFTDSKEQAVSERYRELGDLIRQLSICSARLDTDPSVLAVVLDLLQQIEELDSLLERKQSLGKIKKRFPGVRSQSPLGFPMALERSISTSPVRERKPLVAKEKLPLEGRRPVVRKLLEDEHPSFALSPLYQILGEGLKGQPEEDLASSDQKAAFKIGPTSTKAKAMKKRPLPTAGPLRRRGVETAAKSEQSFHKVERLRPHQAQGKDHRFQRMTVSFRLKRNQPPVKDHRTPWIPPNPTSPLASPKCIAWGKGSVSPKDAKREPSPQQEVVREGACADPIEHEALRELDWHHPQTRVGGSQPQRRGRQRKCLQTPLAPSLQTRLAWLDAESARRLKELDKLKARELADIRRLSASTSELADKVEKAVLERLKPLLDQAKEADAPLGDSLSVHEAMAQAPEKALPRKELPDCTPRDLAPDLHCKTRTQVSQPEAMGFQDEDSPDLWTMMRRMEEMERYQEAVRRRFSQMVYADLDFGTERGRSNGKVPAVDERPRPPNPIQLTKRAGSGEPQVNILLEKPLDEKYFEESMDMEERGEKGAPLRPASSAAPQQPEGSILLSVPREMLRNLGNYQDSYQQYLRTISHESIGTFNPWIIVESLAEELVEEALEDVTAELQDVCEDYAEAVFTSEFLEPSK; encoded by the exons ATGGGCCCCAGCAACCTGCATACACAG CTGCAGTTCAACAGGAACGTGCCTTCGCTGCCCGACAACCTGGCAGTCCGGTACTCGGGCCCGCGCCCCATCGTTATCGAGAAGCTGCGGCCTCCGGACAGAGCCAGCGCCCCCGCCAGTGCCCCCGGGCTTCTGGAGGGGCCCCGCCACCGGCCCTCCGTCCCCTTCTCCGTGGTGTCTGAAGAAAAGCTCAGCTTGGCCGTCCGCCTGGCCAAAAGAGACGTCAAGAGAAAACAGCTGGCAGAGCTGGTGTCGGGGCGTGTCCCCCACAGCCAGCCCCTGAGTGCCCGCAAGTTCAGCCCCAGCAGGAGTGAGCTGACCAAGAAACCTCGGGGCCCCCTCCCAGGCAGGCAGCGCCCCTCCCAGGGGGAGACAGCCGCCAGGGCCAAAGTTTACCTCTCCCGGGACCCTAGGTCTGATTCTTCTCCTCCCATGAGGGACCGGGGCCCTCAGCCCTGTGCCCTGAAGGTAGGGCACCCTCAAAGCGTGCTAGAGCTCCAGCGGCTGCAGAAAGAGCTGAGTGCCTGTCTCCAGAGTATCGAAGGTTTGGCCACCAAAG ATAGACTGGAGGAAGGCCTGGATCCAGACGAGGCCAAGCGAAGCCGAGTGCGGAGGCAGGAGCAGGCTGCCCGCACAGCCCGCACGCTCTACGCGCTCCAGCAACAG GTGAAAGAACTTCAGGAGGAGTTGGATAAGTTAAGTCCAAATAGAATCAAGCATACTAAGAAG TCCAGGGCGATGTCTCGATTGGCAGCTGCCCACCGAGGAGCCATCCGAGCCTTGCGGATGTTTGTCAGTCAGTTCACAGACTCGAAGGAACAGGCAGTATCCGAGCGCTACAGAGAGCTGGGTGATCTCATTCGGCAGCTTTCCATCTGCTCTGCCAGACTGGACACTGATCCTTCTGTCCTGGCTGTGGTCCTCGATCTCCTACAACAGATTGAG GAGCTAGATTCCCTTCTGGAAAGGAAACAGTCACTTGGGAAGATAAAGAAACGCTTCCCTGGAGTTCGAAGCCAGTCTCCACTGGGTTTCCCAATGGCCTTGGAGAGGTCTATCAGCACATCACCAGTGAGAGAAAGGAAGCCCCTGGTGGCAAAGGAGAAACTTCCCTTGGAAGGGAGGCGGCCTGTTGTGCGAAAGCTCCTAGAAG ATGAGCACCCATCTTTTGCATTGAGTCCTCTGTACCAGATATTGGGTGAGGGGCTGAAGGGCCAGCCCGAAGAGGACCTCGCCTCCTCAGACCAGAAAGCTGCTTTCAAAATAGGGCCAACCTCGACGAAAGCAAAAGCCATGAAAAAGCGGCCTCTGCCCACTGCTGGGCCCCTCCGAAGGCGAGGTGTTGAGACAGCTGCCAAGTCAGAGCAA AGCTTCCATAAAGTGGAAAGGCTAAGACCCCACCAGGCGCAGGGCAAGGACCACAGGTTCCAAAGGATGACCGTGTCATTCAGATTAAAGAGGAACCAACCCCCTGTTAAGGACCACCGCACGCCGTGGATCCCTCCCAACCCCACCTCCCCGCTGGCCTCCCCTAAATG taTTGCTTGGGGAAAGGGGAGTGTCAGCCCGAAAGATGCCAAAAGGGAACCATCTCCCCAACAGGAGGTGGTTCGGGAAGGAGCCTGTGCAGACCCCATTGAGCACGAGGCCCTCAG GGAGCTGGACTGGCACCACCCACAGACCAGGGTAGGGGGGTCCCAGCCCCAAAGGaggggaaggcaaaggaagtGCCTTCAGACACCCCTGGCGCCTTCGCTGCAGACAAG GCTTGCCTGGCTGGATGCCGAGAGCGCCCGGAGGCTGAAGGAGCTGGACAAGCTGAAGGCCCGAGAGCTGGCTGACATCCGGAGGCTGAG TGCGTCGACCTCCGAGTTGGCAGACAAGGTGGAGAAGGCAGTCCTGGAGCGTCTGAAGCCCCTTCTGGACCAAGCAAAG GAAGCTGATGCTCCATTGGGGGATTCTTTGTCTGTGCACGAAGCCATGGCCCAGGCTCCAGAGAAG GCATTACCCAGAAAGGAGCTCCCTGACTGCACTCCTCGTGATTTGGCCCCTGACCTGCACTGCAAGACTCGCACTCAAGTCTCACAGCCGGAGGCCATGGGCTTCCAGGATGAGGACAGCCCTGATCTTTGGACCATGATGCGCCGCATGGAGGAGATGGAG CGATACCAGGAGGCCGTCCGGCGGAGGTTCAGTCAGATGGTCTACGCTGATCTCGATTTTGGCACCGAGAGGGGGagaagca ACGGAAAAGTCCCAGCAGTAGATGAAAGGCCTAGGCCTCCTAACCCCATCCAGCTCACCAAAAGAGCAGGCAGCGGAGAGCCCCAAGTCAACATTCTGCTTGAAAAACCTCTGGATGAGAA GTATTTTGAGGAAAGTATGGAcatggaggaaagaggggagaaaggggctCCCCTTCGGCCTGCATCTTCAGCAGCCCCTCAGCAGCCAGAGGGCAGCATCCTCCTGTCTGTGCCTCGGGAGATGCTCCGGAACCTTGGCAATTACCAAGACAGCTACCAGCAATACCTCCGGACAATCTCTCACGAGTCCATTGGTACTTTCAACCCGTGGATTATAGTggagag CCTGGCAGAAGAGCTGGTCGAGGAAGCCCTGGAGGACGTGACGGCCGAGCTCCAGGACGTGTGCGAGGATTATGCCGAGGCCGTGTTCACCTCCGAGTTCTTAGAGCCCTCAAAGTGA
- the KIAA0753 gene encoding protein moonraker isoform X3, with protein MGPSNLHTQLQFNRNVPSLPDNLAVRYSGPRPIVIEKLRPPDRASAPASAPGLLEGPRHRPSVPFSVVSEEKLSLAVRLAKRDVKRKQLAELVSGRVPHSQPLSARKFSPSRSELTKKPRGPLPGRQRPSQGETAARAKVYLSRDPRSDSSPPMRDRGPQPCALKVGHPQSVLELQRLQKELSACLQSIEGLATKDRLEEGLDPDEAKRSRVRRQEQAARTARTLYALQQQVKELQEELDKLSPNRIKHTKKSRAMSRLAAAHRGAIRALRMFVSQFTDSKEQAVSERYRELGDLIRQLSICSARLDTDPSVLAVVLDLLQQIEELDSLLERKQSLGKIKKRFPGVRSQSPLGFPMALERSISTSPVRERKPLVAKEKLPLEGRRPVVRKLLEDEHPSFALSPLYQILGEGLKGQPEEDLASSDQKAAFKIGPTSTKAKAMKKRPLPTAGPLRRRGVETAAKSEQSFHKVERLRPHQAQGKDHRFQRMTVSFRLKRNQPPVKDHRTPWIPPNPTSPLASPKCIAWGKGSVSPKDAKREPSPQQEVVREGACADPIEHEALRLAWLDAESARRLKELDKLKARELADIRRLSASTSELADKVEKAVLERLKPLLDQAKEADAPLGDSLSVHEAMAQAPEKALPRKELPDCTPRDLAPDLHCKTRTQVSQPEAMGFQDEDSPDLWTMMRRMEEMERYQEAVRRRFSQMVYADLDFGTERGRSNGKVPAVDERPRPPNPIQLTKRAGSGEPQVNILLEKPLDEKYFEESMDMEERGEKGAPLRPASSAAPQQPEGSILLSVPREMLRNLGNYQDSYQQYLRTISHESIGTFNPWIIVESLAEELVEEALEDVTAELQDVCEDYAEAVFTSEFLEPSK; from the exons ATGGGCCCCAGCAACCTGCATACACAG CTGCAGTTCAACAGGAACGTGCCTTCGCTGCCCGACAACCTGGCAGTCCGGTACTCGGGCCCGCGCCCCATCGTTATCGAGAAGCTGCGGCCTCCGGACAGAGCCAGCGCCCCCGCCAGTGCCCCCGGGCTTCTGGAGGGGCCCCGCCACCGGCCCTCCGTCCCCTTCTCCGTGGTGTCTGAAGAAAAGCTCAGCTTGGCCGTCCGCCTGGCCAAAAGAGACGTCAAGAGAAAACAGCTGGCAGAGCTGGTGTCGGGGCGTGTCCCCCACAGCCAGCCCCTGAGTGCCCGCAAGTTCAGCCCCAGCAGGAGTGAGCTGACCAAGAAACCTCGGGGCCCCCTCCCAGGCAGGCAGCGCCCCTCCCAGGGGGAGACAGCCGCCAGGGCCAAAGTTTACCTCTCCCGGGACCCTAGGTCTGATTCTTCTCCTCCCATGAGGGACCGGGGCCCTCAGCCCTGTGCCCTGAAGGTAGGGCACCCTCAAAGCGTGCTAGAGCTCCAGCGGCTGCAGAAAGAGCTGAGTGCCTGTCTCCAGAGTATCGAAGGTTTGGCCACCAAAG ATAGACTGGAGGAAGGCCTGGATCCAGACGAGGCCAAGCGAAGCCGAGTGCGGAGGCAGGAGCAGGCTGCCCGCACAGCCCGCACGCTCTACGCGCTCCAGCAACAG GTGAAAGAACTTCAGGAGGAGTTGGATAAGTTAAGTCCAAATAGAATCAAGCATACTAAGAAG TCCAGGGCGATGTCTCGATTGGCAGCTGCCCACCGAGGAGCCATCCGAGCCTTGCGGATGTTTGTCAGTCAGTTCACAGACTCGAAGGAACAGGCAGTATCCGAGCGCTACAGAGAGCTGGGTGATCTCATTCGGCAGCTTTCCATCTGCTCTGCCAGACTGGACACTGATCCTTCTGTCCTGGCTGTGGTCCTCGATCTCCTACAACAGATTGAG GAGCTAGATTCCCTTCTGGAAAGGAAACAGTCACTTGGGAAGATAAAGAAACGCTTCCCTGGAGTTCGAAGCCAGTCTCCACTGGGTTTCCCAATGGCCTTGGAGAGGTCTATCAGCACATCACCAGTGAGAGAAAGGAAGCCCCTGGTGGCAAAGGAGAAACTTCCCTTGGAAGGGAGGCGGCCTGTTGTGCGAAAGCTCCTAGAAG ATGAGCACCCATCTTTTGCATTGAGTCCTCTGTACCAGATATTGGGTGAGGGGCTGAAGGGCCAGCCCGAAGAGGACCTCGCCTCCTCAGACCAGAAAGCTGCTTTCAAAATAGGGCCAACCTCGACGAAAGCAAAAGCCATGAAAAAGCGGCCTCTGCCCACTGCTGGGCCCCTCCGAAGGCGAGGTGTTGAGACAGCTGCCAAGTCAGAGCAA AGCTTCCATAAAGTGGAAAGGCTAAGACCCCACCAGGCGCAGGGCAAGGACCACAGGTTCCAAAGGATGACCGTGTCATTCAGATTAAAGAGGAACCAACCCCCTGTTAAGGACCACCGCACGCCGTGGATCCCTCCCAACCCCACCTCCCCGCTGGCCTCCCCTAAATG taTTGCTTGGGGAAAGGGGAGTGTCAGCCCGAAAGATGCCAAAAGGGAACCATCTCCCCAACAGGAGGTGGTTCGGGAAGGAGCCTGTGCAGACCCCATTGAGCACGAGGCCCTCAG GCTTGCCTGGCTGGATGCCGAGAGCGCCCGGAGGCTGAAGGAGCTGGACAAGCTGAAGGCCCGAGAGCTGGCTGACATCCGGAGGCTGAG TGCGTCGACCTCCGAGTTGGCAGACAAGGTGGAGAAGGCAGTCCTGGAGCGTCTGAAGCCCCTTCTGGACCAAGCAAAG GAAGCTGATGCTCCATTGGGGGATTCTTTGTCTGTGCACGAAGCCATGGCCCAGGCTCCAGAGAAG GCATTACCCAGAAAGGAGCTCCCTGACTGCACTCCTCGTGATTTGGCCCCTGACCTGCACTGCAAGACTCGCACTCAAGTCTCACAGCCGGAGGCCATGGGCTTCCAGGATGAGGACAGCCCTGATCTTTGGACCATGATGCGCCGCATGGAGGAGATGGAG CGATACCAGGAGGCCGTCCGGCGGAGGTTCAGTCAGATGGTCTACGCTGATCTCGATTTTGGCACCGAGAGGGGGagaagca ACGGAAAAGTCCCAGCAGTAGATGAAAGGCCTAGGCCTCCTAACCCCATCCAGCTCACCAAAAGAGCAGGCAGCGGAGAGCCCCAAGTCAACATTCTGCTTGAAAAACCTCTGGATGAGAA GTATTTTGAGGAAAGTATGGAcatggaggaaagaggggagaaaggggctCCCCTTCGGCCTGCATCTTCAGCAGCCCCTCAGCAGCCAGAGGGCAGCATCCTCCTGTCTGTGCCTCGGGAGATGCTCCGGAACCTTGGCAATTACCAAGACAGCTACCAGCAATACCTCCGGACAATCTCTCACGAGTCCATTGGTACTTTCAACCCGTGGATTATAGTggagag CCTGGCAGAAGAGCTGGTCGAGGAAGCCCTGGAGGACGTGACGGCCGAGCTCCAGGACGTGTGCGAGGATTATGCCGAGGCCGTGTTCACCTCCGAGTTCTTAGAGCCCTCAAAGTGA
- the KIAA0753 gene encoding protein moonraker isoform X1 produces the protein MGPSNLHTQLQFNRNVPSLPDNLAVRYSGPRPIVIEKLRPPDRASAPASAPGLLEGPRHRPSVPFSVVSEEKLSLAVRLAKRDVKRKQLAELVSGRVPHSQPLSARKFSPSRSELTKKPRGPLPGRQRPSQGETAARAKVYLSRDPRSDSSPPMRDRGPQPCALKVGHPQSVLELQRLQKELSACLQSIEGLATKDRLEEGLDPDEAKRSRVRRQEQAARTARTLYALQQQVKELQEELDKLSPNRIKHTKKSRAMSRLAAAHRGAIRALRMFVSQFTDSKEQAVSERYRELGDLIRQLSICSARLDTDPSVLAVVLDLLQQIEELDSLLERKQSLGKIKKRFPGVRSQSPLGFPMALERSISTSPVRERKPLVAKEKLPLEGRRPVVRKLLEDEHPSFALSPLYQILGEGLKGQPEEDLASSDQKAAFKIGPTSTKAKAMKKRPLPTAGPLRRRGVETAAKSEQSFHKVERLRPHQAQGKDHRFQRMTVSFRLKRNQPPVKDHRTPWIPPNPTSPLASPKCIAWGKGSVSPKDAKREPSPQQEVVREGACADPIEHEALRLAATTPLCAWAPGCPPTPKGQASQTLLLCRELDWHHPQTRVGGSQPQRRGRQRKCLQTPLAPSLQTRLAWLDAESARRLKELDKLKARELADIRRLSASTSELADKVEKAVLERLKPLLDQAKEADAPLGDSLSVHEAMAQAPEKALPRKELPDCTPRDLAPDLHCKTRTQVSQPEAMGFQDEDSPDLWTMMRRMEEMERYQEAVRRRFSQMVYADLDFGTERGRSNGKVPAVDERPRPPNPIQLTKRAGSGEPQVNILLEKPLDEKYFEESMDMEERGEKGAPLRPASSAAPQQPEGSILLSVPREMLRNLGNYQDSYQQYLRTISHESIGTFNPWIIVESLAEELVEEALEDVTAELQDVCEDYAEAVFTSEFLEPSK, from the exons ATGGGCCCCAGCAACCTGCATACACAG CTGCAGTTCAACAGGAACGTGCCTTCGCTGCCCGACAACCTGGCAGTCCGGTACTCGGGCCCGCGCCCCATCGTTATCGAGAAGCTGCGGCCTCCGGACAGAGCCAGCGCCCCCGCCAGTGCCCCCGGGCTTCTGGAGGGGCCCCGCCACCGGCCCTCCGTCCCCTTCTCCGTGGTGTCTGAAGAAAAGCTCAGCTTGGCCGTCCGCCTGGCCAAAAGAGACGTCAAGAGAAAACAGCTGGCAGAGCTGGTGTCGGGGCGTGTCCCCCACAGCCAGCCCCTGAGTGCCCGCAAGTTCAGCCCCAGCAGGAGTGAGCTGACCAAGAAACCTCGGGGCCCCCTCCCAGGCAGGCAGCGCCCCTCCCAGGGGGAGACAGCCGCCAGGGCCAAAGTTTACCTCTCCCGGGACCCTAGGTCTGATTCTTCTCCTCCCATGAGGGACCGGGGCCCTCAGCCCTGTGCCCTGAAGGTAGGGCACCCTCAAAGCGTGCTAGAGCTCCAGCGGCTGCAGAAAGAGCTGAGTGCCTGTCTCCAGAGTATCGAAGGTTTGGCCACCAAAG ATAGACTGGAGGAAGGCCTGGATCCAGACGAGGCCAAGCGAAGCCGAGTGCGGAGGCAGGAGCAGGCTGCCCGCACAGCCCGCACGCTCTACGCGCTCCAGCAACAG GTGAAAGAACTTCAGGAGGAGTTGGATAAGTTAAGTCCAAATAGAATCAAGCATACTAAGAAG TCCAGGGCGATGTCTCGATTGGCAGCTGCCCACCGAGGAGCCATCCGAGCCTTGCGGATGTTTGTCAGTCAGTTCACAGACTCGAAGGAACAGGCAGTATCCGAGCGCTACAGAGAGCTGGGTGATCTCATTCGGCAGCTTTCCATCTGCTCTGCCAGACTGGACACTGATCCTTCTGTCCTGGCTGTGGTCCTCGATCTCCTACAACAGATTGAG GAGCTAGATTCCCTTCTGGAAAGGAAACAGTCACTTGGGAAGATAAAGAAACGCTTCCCTGGAGTTCGAAGCCAGTCTCCACTGGGTTTCCCAATGGCCTTGGAGAGGTCTATCAGCACATCACCAGTGAGAGAAAGGAAGCCCCTGGTGGCAAAGGAGAAACTTCCCTTGGAAGGGAGGCGGCCTGTTGTGCGAAAGCTCCTAGAAG ATGAGCACCCATCTTTTGCATTGAGTCCTCTGTACCAGATATTGGGTGAGGGGCTGAAGGGCCAGCCCGAAGAGGACCTCGCCTCCTCAGACCAGAAAGCTGCTTTCAAAATAGGGCCAACCTCGACGAAAGCAAAAGCCATGAAAAAGCGGCCTCTGCCCACTGCTGGGCCCCTCCGAAGGCGAGGTGTTGAGACAGCTGCCAAGTCAGAGCAA AGCTTCCATAAAGTGGAAAGGCTAAGACCCCACCAGGCGCAGGGCAAGGACCACAGGTTCCAAAGGATGACCGTGTCATTCAGATTAAAGAGGAACCAACCCCCTGTTAAGGACCACCGCACGCCGTGGATCCCTCCCAACCCCACCTCCCCGCTGGCCTCCCCTAAATG taTTGCTTGGGGAAAGGGGAGTGTCAGCCCGAAAGATGCCAAAAGGGAACCATCTCCCCAACAGGAGGTGGTTCGGGAAGGAGCCTGTGCAGACCCCATTGAGCACGAGGCCCTCAGGTTGGCAGCAACAACCCCTCTCTGTGCATGGGCTCCAGGCTGCCCGCCCACTCCCAAAGGCCAGGCCTCTCAAACTCTTCTTCTGTGTAGGGAGCTGGACTGGCACCACCCACAGACCAGGGTAGGGGGGTCCCAGCCCCAAAGGaggggaaggcaaaggaagtGCCTTCAGACACCCCTGGCGCCTTCGCTGCAGACAAG GCTTGCCTGGCTGGATGCCGAGAGCGCCCGGAGGCTGAAGGAGCTGGACAAGCTGAAGGCCCGAGAGCTGGCTGACATCCGGAGGCTGAG TGCGTCGACCTCCGAGTTGGCAGACAAGGTGGAGAAGGCAGTCCTGGAGCGTCTGAAGCCCCTTCTGGACCAAGCAAAG GAAGCTGATGCTCCATTGGGGGATTCTTTGTCTGTGCACGAAGCCATGGCCCAGGCTCCAGAGAAG GCATTACCCAGAAAGGAGCTCCCTGACTGCACTCCTCGTGATTTGGCCCCTGACCTGCACTGCAAGACTCGCACTCAAGTCTCACAGCCGGAGGCCATGGGCTTCCAGGATGAGGACAGCCCTGATCTTTGGACCATGATGCGCCGCATGGAGGAGATGGAG CGATACCAGGAGGCCGTCCGGCGGAGGTTCAGTCAGATGGTCTACGCTGATCTCGATTTTGGCACCGAGAGGGGGagaagca ACGGAAAAGTCCCAGCAGTAGATGAAAGGCCTAGGCCTCCTAACCCCATCCAGCTCACCAAAAGAGCAGGCAGCGGAGAGCCCCAAGTCAACATTCTGCTTGAAAAACCTCTGGATGAGAA GTATTTTGAGGAAAGTATGGAcatggaggaaagaggggagaaaggggctCCCCTTCGGCCTGCATCTTCAGCAGCCCCTCAGCAGCCAGAGGGCAGCATCCTCCTGTCTGTGCCTCGGGAGATGCTCCGGAACCTTGGCAATTACCAAGACAGCTACCAGCAATACCTCCGGACAATCTCTCACGAGTCCATTGGTACTTTCAACCCGTGGATTATAGTggagag CCTGGCAGAAGAGCTGGTCGAGGAAGCCCTGGAGGACGTGACGGCCGAGCTCCAGGACGTGTGCGAGGATTATGCCGAGGCCGTGTTCACCTCCGAGTTCTTAGAGCCCTCAAAGTGA